TCTAGAGGCTGGTAGGGCTTGTTCTGCTGAAGCCGGTTGTGGAGAACTTGTGTGTAGTCTGACACGAGTCTCTCGGCTGGATCACGGACAATTAGAAGAAGCTTTACGGCAGGATTTGCTGACCACATCCTGGCTGGAGCCAAAGGTGCTGTGAAGTAGCCAGGTGTTTTTTCCACAGTCACTTGCCCAGGCAGGGTTAGGGGCATCTGGGCGCGGTACCAGTCCAAACCCTTGCGAAAGTTTTCATCCAAGTTGAAGTAGTGGACCTCAGCCTTGGCTACCTCAACATCTGGGTGAAGGTTGAGCATTTCCAGCAAGGCCCTGGTGCCGCCCTTCCGGACCCCAATGATGATGGCTCCTGGCATACGACGTGAGGCTGTGGTATTCTGGGCCTGAGCTGGAGTCTCAGAGGTCACAGAAGTCACCGAGGTCATCAAGGACGCAGATCTTAGCTCacgcaagcacacacacagctgggcCTGGAGCACCAGCAACAGGATCAGCGCCAAAAGAAGAGTCCACAACATGGCGAAACTTCAGTCAGGCCAAGGGTAGCACACTCAGAAACGCTCAGCAGGGAGGGGACACGATCGCAGCTGGAGGGCACGGACACACTGGTACACAACAGCTGTCGACGGCCACTGCTGCAACTCTGTGCTGTAGATATCTGTGAAGAAATGCAAGCAAGAAAAGATTTTAAACAGGAATAAATTTTAGACGAATACAGTAAATTCAGGTATTATAAGTCATCAAGAGATCTCACAGTGTGTAaaagggcccatgtcatggAAAAGTTTCAAAGCgcaccattcactccccagtccattgggtccatatatgaaaactcaGCAGCCAAAACAGCCTCTTTTAAATTTCTGACGTTATGAAAACCAAGACATctacatccacctattcagcttgCAACAGgttagctccacctattcacactgaagttatgagCAGTGTCCCAACTTAGATGGCTTCTCAGAACAGAGAACTCATTTACAGTTTTGTGCAAAATTCAGCATCACCATTTATGTCCTTTTTTCCATTATGTACATTTATcttaatttttgtcatttatcagTTTTTGGAATAGTTTGAAATGACCCCTCGTCTTTCACATAAAAATACCATAAAaatagagtatgttttttccttctcctttagttatcattttggagatacaaggtattattccgacaacagcaatgtatgtgtgtgtgtgtgtacatatatatatatatatatatatatatatatatatatatacacacacatatacattatacatatatatatgtgtgtgtatgtgtatatatatatatatatatatatatatatatatatatataatgtgtgtgtgtgtgtatatgtatgtgcgtgtgtgtgtgtgtgtgtatatatatatatatatatatatatatatgtgtaaaaaacagaaaattacacagatgccTCAGCAACTGTAGAGCATGTATATGCTCTGTGTATAAAGCATATCATAGACATCAGATTCAGCAGTTTTGCATGATTTGAGCATGATCTCAACAAATGCTTGGACATTTGAAGTCACC
This sequence is a window from Pygocentrus nattereri isolate fPygNat1 chromosome 20, fPygNat1.pri, whole genome shotgun sequence. Protein-coding genes within it:
- the hs3st1l2 gene encoding heparan sulfate (glucosamine) 3-O-sulfotransferase 1-like 2, with product MLWTLLLALILLLVLQAQLCVCLRELRSASLMTSVTSVTSETPAQAQNTTASRRMPGAIIIGVRKGGTRALLEMLNLHPDVEVAKAEVHYFNLDENFRKGLDWYRAQMPLTLPGQVTVEKTPGYFTAPLAPARMWSANPAVKLLLIVRDPAERLVSDYTQVLHNRLQQNKPYQPLEELLLRQGRINPSYKALQRSLYHQHMARWLELFPREQIHIVDGEALIQDPFPELQKAERFLELVPQITPDNFYFNTTKGFYCLLSEGHDKCLDDSKGRPHAPLSNKAFQKLCRYLWVPNQIFFRMVGQTFKWC